Part of the Candidatus Methylomirabilota bacterium genome, TCCCAAGAAGGCGGAAGGGTGGTTTCGCAAGGCGCTGACGGCGAATGCCGATCTCGCCGCCGCGCGCCGCGGCCTGGTCGTTGCTCTCCTCCGCCAGCGTCAGATCGGGTCCGCGCTCAACGAGGCGCGCGAGGCCATGCGCCGCGATCCCAAGGATCTCGACGCCAAGATCCTCCTCGCGCAGATCTACCACGACATGGGGCGGGCGACCGCGGCCGAAGCGGTGCTGGACGAGGCGCTGGCGGCGGCGCCGGATTCCGCCCAAGCGCTGCAGGTGCAGGGGCTGGTGAAGCTCGAGCTGGGCAAGGCCGACGAGGCGGAGAAGATCTTCGAGAAGGTGGTGCAGCAGGATCCCAAGTCGCTGAGCGCGCGCATGGGGCTGGCCATCGTGGAGCGGGCGCGGGGCCGGCTCGACGAGGCGGCCACCGAGATGGAGGCCATTGCGAAAGAGCGCCCCGACTCGCCGGTCACACACTTCGAGCTGGGGCGCACGCGCCTCATGCAGCGTCAGATCGAGCCCGCGATGCGGGCGTTCGATCGCGCCGAGCAGACGAGCCCAGATCCCGCGGTGACGCGGGCGCGCGCGGCGGGGCTGCTCGCGGCGGCCGGCGAGCGCGATCGCGCCATCGCCAAAGCCCAGGCCTCGCTGGCGTCCACCAACGCCGCGCCGCTGGCCCGCGCCGTGCTCGCGCGCCTCTATCTGGAGAAAGGCCAGCCCGACCTCGCCGAGCGCGAGCTCCAGGCCGCGGCGAAGGACGCGCCCCAGAGTGTCCCCGCGCGCCTGCAGCTCGCGCGCTTCTATCTGGCCCAGCGGCGGCCGGCGGATGCGGTCGCCGCCGCGCAGGAAGCGGAGAAGCTGGCGCCGAGGAGCCCCGAGCCGCTCGCCGTGCAGATCGACGCCTATATCGCCCAGGGCAAGGCGGACGACGCGGTGGCCACCGCCGCGCGCCTCCGCGCGCTGCAGGGCGACACCGCCTTCGCGTACACGCTCTACGGCGTCGTCAACGAGAAGGCGGGCCGCCCCGCCGACGCGCTCGCCGCCTATCAGACCGCGCTCGACAAGGAGCCGCATCAGCTCGCCGCGGCGCGCGCCCGGGCCAATCTCCTCGAGCGCCAGTCCCGCGTGCCTGAGGCGCGCGAGCTCCTCGAGGCCACCGCCCAAGGCCGCCCGCAATCCGTCGAGCCGCTCCTCGATCTGGCCCGGCTCGAGGAGCGCGCGGGGAATCCCTCCGGCGCGGTCGCCGCCTACCGTCGCGCGCTCGCCCGGGCGCCCGAGAACCCGGGCATCCTCAACAACCTTGCCTACCTCCTTGCCGGGGATCCGGCCACTAGCGCCGAGGCGGTTACGCTCGCCGAGAAGGCCCACGCGGCGGCGCCCAACAGCGCGGCGGTGGCGGATACCCTCGGCTGGGCGCTCTATCAGAAGGGCGACCTCGCGCGCGCGGAGGAGCTCCTGACCCGGGTGGCGAAGGCGGCGCCCGCGTCCGGCGAGGTGCGCTACCACCTCGGGATGGTGTACGCCAAGCAGGGCAAGAGCGAGGACGCGCGCCGCGAGCTCGAGGCTGCGATCAAGGCCGGCAAC contains:
- a CDS encoding tetratricopeptide repeat protein, whose protein sequence is MTVPALLAALVVLVLTAGPVCAIVPDPGTGAPPLPAPPAASPSLTAVIDALKRGDREAALKGAREFTKAQPGNATGQELLGVAAQVNRLYREAETAYTEALRLEPGRLPVMVRLGQLALETRDPKKAEGWFRKALTANADLAAARRGLVVALLRQRQIGSALNEAREAMRRDPKDLDAKILLAQIYHDMGRATAAEAVLDEALAAAPDSAQALQVQGLVKLELGKADEAEKIFEKVVQQDPKSLSARMGLAIVERARGRLDEAATEMEAIAKERPDSPVTHFELGRTRLMQRQIEPAMRAFDRAEQTSPDPAVTRARAAGLLAAAGERDRAIAKAQASLASTNAAPLARAVLARLYLEKGQPDLAERELQAAAKDAPQSVPARLQLARFYLAQRRPADAVAAAQEAEKLAPRSPEPLAVQIDAYIAQGKADDAVATAARLRALQGDTAFAYTLYGVVNEKAGRPADALAAYQTALDKEPHQLAAARARANLLERQSRVPEARELLEATAQGRPQSVEPLLDLARLEERAGNPSGAVAAYRRALARAPENPGILNNLAYLLAGDPATSAEAVTLAEKAHAAAPNSAAVADTLGWALYQKGDLARAEELLTRVAKAAPASGEVRYHLGMVYAKQGKSEDARRELEAAIKAGN